GCCCCAAATTCAGCTCCTTTTCCGCTCAAAACAGCAAACGCTGTTCCGAGCAAAGCCCCGGTCATATAATCTGGCATCGAAGAACCACCAAAGTTTCCAACTCCGAGGACTAACAAGTTCAAAGTTCCACCAACAATCAGACCAGTTTGTACGTCTCCCATGATTAAGCCGGCAAAGAAACCAGCCATCGTTGGCTTAACCATTCCAAATGTGGTGTTGTTACCATCATAAATTGCAAAACCTGAATATAGCGTAATTAATAATATTTGCCACCATTGAATTGTCATGTTACAAAATCCCCCTTAAACGGTTTTTACTTCTACTTCAAAATAATCCCATCGTTTATAACTCTCGACATATTCAATCACTGTGTTATCGAATAAATAGCTGTGACGGTGAATAAAAGCCGCTGGTTGTTGTGCTGAATCTAATTGTAGCAATTGACTTTCGGCCATTGGTACTGGAAAAATGATATTAGTTGTTTCATCAATCTTGGTACTGAATAAATCAATACCACTATCATCACGGATTCGCTCATATAATGAATCATAATAGCTTGGATTCTTAAGCGCTTTCAAATTGAAGTAGTCAGCAACTAAATAAGTATGTTGCAACTGTACAGGGATGTCATTGGCTTGGCGTAACCGCATAATATGATAATAGCCATCGCCAGTTGCTAATCCCAATTCTTTAAGAATTCGCGGATCATGTTCTTTATTAATTGATAAAACTTTGACCCGCTCATCAGCATCGTTATTTTTTTCCCGATCGAAGATCTTAACGACTTGCCCATTTCGAGCACGCGACACAAAGGTCCCTTTTCCTTGATGTCTAACCAATAATCCCTTTGAAACTAATTCATTAATTGCCTTGATGACAGTTGCGGAACTCACTTTAAATCGCTTTTTAAGTTCGGCTTCTGAGTAGAACTTATCACCTGCCTTAAATTCACCATTCTTCAATTGATACAATAAAAACTGTTCGACTTGCTGATATTTTAATTGCATTTCTTAAACACCTCCGGTTAACCGGTTAACCCAACAAATATAATTTAGCATGATTTCCACCATTTGTAAACGGTTTCAACAAGTTTATTATTAAAAAGTGACTAACTTAACTTTAAAAGCTAAGTCAGTCACTCATATTATTATTTATTTAAAGATCGAAAGACTAAAAACTATCATGTCAGCAACTATTGTTCCTAAATTCGCATCATGGAGAACACTCCGTCAGTCAGAGCGACCAGTTATATACTAATCAAAACCGTTGATTAACTGTAGCTTGCTGCTGATAGCATCGGACCTGACAGTGGTGTAAGACCGCACTATTTCTGGATCTACGTCTGCATGCTATCAGTAACAACAGGAAGTCATAATAATATTCCAGCAGTTTTCATCTTTTAACCCCTGAGATTATTTATTATTTAAAGTCGTGCATAGGCCGTCATAAATGATTCCAATTCATCTGGTGTTGGATAACCATCATTATCTCCAGGGGCTTGCACAGCAAATGATCCCACTGCATTACCTCGTAAAGCTGAAGCTTCAATTGATAGACCATCTAACTGACCAGTAATAAAACCAGCAGCAAATCCATCGCCAGCACCAACTGTATCAACAACTTTAGCTACTTTATAGCCCGGCACACTATAAGTCTCCCCCGACTTGGTTTTCAAGAAAGCGCCCTTGGCACCAAGTTTGACAACAACCGTCTGCGTGGCCTCACCATTAGCTAAGAAGAAATCGGCAATAGCTTCCGGATCCCGCGAACCCATCAAGACTTCACCTTCGTTAATCCCTGGCAGGATAATTTCAGCGTCAGCAGCGAGACTATTGATCGTGGTTATCATTTTTTCACGACTCTCCCATAATTGTGGCCTTAAGTTTGGATCAAAAGTCGTTTGAATATGATGTACTTTTAATTTAGCAACTAATGCCTTGAACGTTGCCAAAGCTTCATCTGAGGTACCAGGAAAAATTCCTGTTAAGTGTGCCAACTTTAATTCAGAAAAATCAATTTTGTCTAACGCACTCATAGCTAAGTGTGAAGCAGCTGACCCATGCCTGAAATAGAATGTATTGGGATCACCAGTACTAACTTTTTCCTTCATTTGAAAGCCAGTTAAATAGTCGGTGGTCGTACTGATGTAATTAGTTCCAATTTGATTCTGATGCAACTGGTCCTTAATATACTCGCCCATCGGATCTTCACCCAATTGCGTGACATATTCAACGGAATGATCCAACCGTGAAACCCCCACAGCAACGTTAACTTCGGCACCTGCTAAAAATTTTTGAAAGTGCGTTGCATCTCTTAAAGTCACATCTTCATCTTGTGAGGCAAATAGTGCCATTGGCTCACCAATTGTTAAAAATTCACTCATAGGTAATCGACTCCTTATCTTTTGACGAAATAATTATTTTTTAGTTACTTTTTCAAGGCTTGTAAACCGGTTTCCTAAATTATAGGTTATGATGCTTGAACACATTTGTCAACTACTACATCATAATGTTACATCCCATGAGGCATAAAAATTTAAATTGAATACCGATCCATTACATCTGCGGATAACGTATGTACTTTAGCGGCCTGATCACAATTACGTCCCTTCATCAAATCCATTAATATCTCTGCAGATAACCGACCAATATAATCAGGATACTGTTCAACCGCTGAAATTCCAGGATTAACCAGACCAGCCCAGTTCCAGTCATCATAACCCGTTACACCAGCTTGGTCTGGTATGGTTAATTTTAAATTTTGACAAATACGCAAGACCCCCGTCAAGACTTTACCGTTTGCCGCAAAAATCAAAGGATGCTCATCAGATGCAATTAAAACAGAGAGCTGCTTTTGAATCTCAGCCTGATTTTCATCATATTCAATAATTTCAACCGGTAATGGCGCAATCCCCACTTTAAAACCTGCTAGACGATGTTCACGAGTTGAAACTGCTTTAATGTTTTCGCTAATAAAAATCCCCATCGTATATTTTTGTGTCGACATCTGCCCCAACTGGCCAAGATACTGTGAAGCACTGTAATTGTTAGTTACAATGGTATCCCATTGTAATGGACTAGTTTCACGATCAACGAGGACCATTGGTACCTTTTCGGTGGCAATAAAGTCATAATCTGCTGATTCTCGAGAATTGGGTTGCAAAATAATCCCTTCGACTGACTGATCCAAGAGTTGCTTCAATTGCTCTTTTTCCTGCATAACTGAATTGCTAGACTCCATAATAATCATTTGATAGCCAAGATTTTTTAAATAACTATCAATCCCCTTCAACAATAGTGACACATAAATATTAGAAATATCAGCAATCATGATCCCAATCAGACGACTGTGCTTCGTTTTTAATGATTGCGCTCGTCGATTAGGGCGATAGCCCATTTCTTTTACTGTATCGGCAATCCGTTGTCGGGTTTTAACTGACATATGTGAGTAATTTTGATTCAAGAAACGCGACATTGTTGATTTGGACACACCGGCTGCTAATGCAACATCCTGAATGGTGGCTTTTTCCATAACATTGATAGTCCCTTCCAAATTTCAATAAGTTATCTTTATTCTAGTAGTTGTCAGACCAGTTTGCCAACTATTTATCAGAGAGCTAAATTTATAAGATAAATTTACGCTTGAAGTACAACAAATGATAAAAAAAAGAAAATCCATAGCTTGATTTCTTGTAAAATACGGTCACCACAACATCCTTACAAGGAAGACTTAGACCATGAACGCCTACTGTCGTGATTAACTT
This region of Lactobacillus sp. CBA3605 genomic DNA includes:
- a CDS encoding sugar kinase, whose amino-acid sequence is MSEFLTIGEPMALFASQDEDVTLRDATHFQKFLAGAEVNVAVGVSRLDHSVEYVTQLGEDPMGEYIKDQLHQNQIGTNYISTTTDYLTGFQMKEKVSTGDPNTFYFRHGSAASHLAMSALDKIDFSELKLAHLTGIFPGTSDEALATFKALVAKLKVHHIQTTFDPNLRPQLWESREKMITTINSLAADAEIILPGINEGEVLMGSRDPEAIADFFLANGEATQTVVVKLGAKGAFLKTKSGETYSVPGYKVAKVVDTVGAGDGFAAGFITGQLDGLSIEASALRGNAVGSFAVQAPGDNDGYPTPDELESFMTAYARL
- a CDS encoding GntR family transcriptional regulator, with product MQLKYQQVEQFLLYQLKNGEFKAGDKFYSEAELKKRFKVSSATVIKAINELVSKGLLVRHQGKGTFVSRARNGQVVKIFDREKNNDADERVKVLSINKEHDPRILKELGLATGDGYYHIMRLRQANDIPVQLQHTYLVADYFNLKALKNPSYYDSLYERIRDDSGIDLFSTKIDETTNIIFPVPMAESQLLQLDSAQQPAAFIHRHSYLFDNTVIEYVESYKRWDYFEVEVKTV
- a CDS encoding LacI family DNA-binding transcriptional regulator; the encoded protein is MEKATIQDVALAAGVSKSTMSRFLNQNYSHMSVKTRQRIADTVKEMGYRPNRRAQSLKTKHSRLIGIMIADISNIYVSLLLKGIDSYLKNLGYQMIIMESSNSVMQEKEQLKQLLDQSVEGIILQPNSRESADYDFIATEKVPMVLVDRETSPLQWDTIVTNNYSASQYLGQLGQMSTQKYTMGIFISENIKAVSTREHRLAGFKVGIAPLPVEIIEYDENQAEIQKQLSVLIASDEHPLIFAANGKVLTGVLRICQNLKLTIPDQAGVTGYDDWNWAGLVNPGISAVEQYPDYIGRLSAEILMDLMKGRNCDQAAKVHTLSADVMDRYSI